Proteins from one Ahaetulla prasina isolate Xishuangbanna chromosome 2, ASM2864084v1, whole genome shotgun sequence genomic window:
- the LOC131191317 gene encoding uncharacterized protein LOC131191317, with amino-acid sequence MADRSRSPSRASASPSQGHLPSVAPPPHKSRSKSRASATKSKSSTSLQTSAAAERDASRRQQALDRQFDKAKQKLAEEGRETSVPLTEDSPLLNQPGWSPTIPSGSGEDQETICTVFGDSSRSMPEPPHQAPSATFTPTAAGVSYREDSIPAIPQDIRHLIMQTISQGIDNGFTQRGFPAPFPSGSSDQRLHSDSHPPRLRALRTRSPTPSHHSEDSFLREEDIAEYNLSEDEKSAPDKPAPTGLFRHELFYTLLQKAKVTANKVTALHQSEGASDPSDPNKFLFTEPVSEQRVIPSPKLFLDTIQRQWGHPGAIPIPSGSDKKMYTTDQDLEDLLKVPTVDTPIATLASSSNIIPSDAAEGLRTEDRRAELSTRKTHQAASWAIRSATAASFFARTSLIWLRQMQERIPQDDSRLHQDINKLVTAAEYTVDATLNSAKFASRALASSITSRRLLWLRQWQADMKTKWRLAAAPFKGGSLFGEALDPILVEGKDKRKILPYVSRHSDRRPSLPYRRQPFRTQDPVFQSPAYQRAFQPPPDRFQDRQSFRDRTRQSQTRRPSRGSGFRPYRRNK; translated from the coding sequence atggcggatcgcagcagatctccttcccgggcttctgcctcgccctcccaaggacaccttcctagcgtggctcctccccctcacaagagcagatccaaatcaagggcttctgccaccaaatctaagtcttctacttctctccaaacctctgctgctgcagagagagatgcctcaAGAAGACAACaggccttggataggcaatttgataaagcaaaacaaaaattagcagaggaaggcagggaaacttctgttccactaactgaagattctcctctattaaatcagcctggatggtctcccactatccctagtggttcaggagaagaccaggaaacaatttgtacagtttttggagattcttctagatccatgcctgagcctccacatcaggcaccttctgccaccttcactcccacagcagcgggagtctcctACAGAGAGGACAGTATCCCTGCCATTCctcaggatatacgtcatcttatcatgcaaaccatttctcaaggcattgacaatggcttcactcagagaggtttcccagctccattcccttcgggcagctctgaccaaagactccattctgatagccacccacccagactacgCGCACTGCGCACACGCTCTCCAActccttcacaccatagtgaggattcctttttgcgggaggaagacatagcagagtataacCTGTCTGAAGACGAAaagtctgccccagacaaacctgctcccaccggcctttttcgccatgagcttttctacacattactacagAAGGCAAAAGTTACagccaacaaagttacagccttacaccaatctgagggagcttcagatccatcagaccccaacaaattcctctttactgaaccagtctcagagcaacgggtaattccttcacccaagctcttcttagacaccatccaacgtcaatggggtcaccctggtgccattcctattcctagtggctcagacaaaaagatgtacacgacggatcaagatcttgaggacctcctcaaggttcctaccgtagacaccccaattgccactttggcttcttcctccaacattattccttcagatgcagcagagggTCTCCGGACGGaggaccgcagagcggaactctccacccgcaaaacccatcaagcggcttcctgggctatcagatctgccacagcagcctcattctttgctagaacctctttgatatggctcagacaaatgcaggagaggattcctcaggatgactccagattacatcaggacataaataaattggtaacggctgctgaatacactgtggatgccacccttaattctgcaaaatttgcatcccgagcccttgcctccagcatcacctccaggaggctgttatggctcagacaatggcaagccgacatgaagaccaaatggcggttagcggctgccccatttaagggtggatctctctttggtgaagccctagaccctattttagttgagggaaaggacaaacgtaagatccttccctacgtctctaGACATTCAGAcagacgtccttctcttccttaccgcagacagccttttcgcaccCAGGATCCCGTGTTCCAATCCCCAGCCTATCAACGTGccttccaacctccccctgacaggtttcaagacagacagtcctttcgtgacaggaccaggcaatcccagaccagacgtccctcCCGTGGATCAGGCTTtcgaccttatcgcaggaacaaatga